The proteins below come from a single Oerskovia jenensis genomic window:
- a CDS encoding helix-turn-helix domain-containing protein — protein MGARCRGMSTERFYPSTTTGVLQALEVCDGCAVRRACFERGREERWGVWGGIHLESPGAFGERGALGEGQCPERVQMFLTSSQAAARLEVSVKVLLSWVEHGHLPVQRSSGGHRRFRREDVEELRASRPRTRARPAPRAASEG, from the coding sequence GTGGGTGCGCGATGCCGCGGCATGAGCACCGAGAGGTTCTATCCGAGCACGACGACCGGAGTGCTGCAGGCGTTGGAGGTGTGCGACGGCTGCGCCGTCCGTCGAGCGTGCTTCGAGCGGGGCCGCGAGGAACGGTGGGGCGTGTGGGGCGGGATCCACCTGGAGAGCCCCGGAGCCTTCGGCGAGAGGGGGGCGCTCGGCGAGGGGCAGTGCCCTGAGAGGGTGCAGATGTTCCTGACGTCGTCGCAGGCCGCCGCTCGGCTGGAGGTCAGCGTGAAGGTCCTCCTGTCGTGGGTCGAGCACGGGCACCTGCCCGTCCAGCGCTCGAGCGGCGGGCATCGACGTTTTCGTCGGGAGGACGTCGAGGAGCTGCGTGCCTCCCGCCCACGGACGCGCGCCCGACCGGCGCCCCGGGCAGCGTCGGAAGGCTAG
- a CDS encoding DUF11 domain-containing protein, with protein MSARTAWRAAVAGLAVVLGLGGAVVLAPSAGAAEFTDYVVVSEQELDFGQDVRFGDPNITLTYTLTAVQDTTLSTGGWYTPGPDQWLSEVSGGACPGLSVFTTSVTLSAGQVCTMTVTFNPNISIAPGNSVWGGRGWNATGADGPATTQQYLPYKAIVRALDWDPRNLSFTAAPGATTDPQTVTFTNLARVPLSALDMGGESADFTFDAGTCASPLPVGGTCTVSYTYTGLGSSVSSNTWVHFSATGPNGPKSYTYDSTVVRLFGWTQTPPTFADIAVTKSVVGTDPIVAGSTIGWDVTVANLGPDTANTVWLYDFPGPYLDVDRVEGATCEPVVTGPSGQEGVELRDPYAQCTVGPLVNGATATVRVWTNVSADTPPGTTLTNSASAYGDVQETDYDNNYFVAEAGPTAAVADVQVTKTAPSDPPVVGATTVWPLTVTNTGPDDAADVVVGDTLPAGTAFVSGPDECTADADEVTCLVGALPSGESWSGEIVLRVQDPSLVGTTITNTATVSTTSLDPDPSNDSSTATSLPVAAAPEPTGNLSVALTAPPSVAAGDELDHTITVTNTGSVAMDGVTVVTHVPAGTAFLSAGGSGAPGAAVIELAAACPASGDVVTCSAGTIAPGDTVTIPVALRVAPATTVGSAIPLDATVTSATLDTDPSDDTATAQVTVTAAAPAPQGPRSAGTALANSGTDLSTTAAVAFLLLVAGASALGVRRAVHR; from the coding sequence ATGAGCGCTCGAACGGCATGGCGGGCGGCCGTCGCAGGACTGGCGGTCGTGCTCGGCCTGGGCGGAGCTGTCGTGCTCGCGCCGTCGGCCGGCGCGGCGGAGTTCACCGACTACGTGGTCGTCTCCGAGCAGGAGCTCGACTTCGGCCAGGACGTCCGCTTCGGGGACCCGAACATCACCCTGACCTACACCCTGACCGCCGTCCAGGACACGACCCTGTCGACCGGTGGCTGGTACACGCCCGGACCCGACCAGTGGCTGAGCGAGGTGAGCGGCGGAGCGTGCCCCGGCCTGTCCGTCTTCACCACGAGCGTCACGCTCTCCGCCGGGCAGGTCTGCACCATGACCGTGACGTTCAACCCGAACATCTCGATCGCCCCGGGCAACTCCGTGTGGGGCGGGCGCGGCTGGAACGCGACGGGCGCCGACGGCCCTGCGACCACCCAGCAGTACCTGCCCTACAAGGCGATCGTCCGCGCCCTGGACTGGGACCCGCGCAACCTGAGCTTCACCGCCGCCCCGGGAGCGACCACCGATCCTCAGACGGTGACGTTCACCAACCTCGCACGCGTCCCGTTGTCGGCGCTCGACATGGGCGGGGAGTCCGCGGACTTCACGTTCGACGCGGGCACCTGCGCATCTCCCCTGCCGGTCGGGGGGACGTGCACCGTGAGCTACACCTACACGGGCCTGGGCTCCTCGGTGAGCTCGAACACGTGGGTCCACTTCTCCGCGACCGGCCCCAACGGCCCCAAGTCCTACACCTACGACTCGACCGTGGTGCGCCTGTTCGGCTGGACGCAGACTCCCCCGACGTTCGCGGACATCGCCGTGACCAAGTCGGTCGTGGGGACCGACCCGATCGTCGCCGGGTCGACGATCGGGTGGGACGTCACGGTGGCCAACCTCGGCCCGGACACCGCGAACACCGTCTGGCTCTACGACTTCCCCGGCCCGTACCTGGACGTCGACCGGGTCGAGGGAGCGACCTGCGAGCCGGTCGTCACCGGCCCCTCCGGCCAGGAGGGCGTCGAGCTGCGGGACCCCTACGCGCAGTGCACGGTCGGCCCGCTCGTCAACGGCGCGACCGCCACCGTGCGCGTCTGGACGAACGTCTCGGCCGACACCCCTCCCGGCACGACGCTCACGAACTCCGCGTCGGCCTACGGCGACGTGCAGGAGACCGACTACGACAACAACTACTTCGTCGCAGAGGCCGGCCCGACCGCGGCCGTCGCCGACGTCCAGGTGACCAAGACCGCGCCGTCCGACCCACCGGTCGTCGGGGCCACGACCGTCTGGCCCCTGACCGTGACCAACACCGGACCCGACGACGCGGCGGACGTCGTGGTCGGCGACACGTTGCCCGCCGGGACGGCCTTCGTCTCGGGTCCTGACGAGTGCACGGCCGACGCCGACGAGGTCACGTGCCTCGTCGGGGCGCTGCCCTCCGGCGAGTCCTGGTCGGGCGAGATCGTCCTGCGAGTCCAGGATCCGTCCCTGGTCGGCACGACGATCACCAACACCGCCACGGTGTCGACCACGTCCCTCGACCCCGACCCGTCGAACGACTCCTCGACCGCGACCTCCTTGCCCGTCGCGGCGGCGCCGGAACCGACGGGCAATCTCTCGGTCGCTCTCACCGCGCCGCCGAGCGTCGCCGCAGGGGACGAGCTCGACCACACGATCACCGTGACGAACACGGGCAGCGTCGCGATGGACGGCGTCACGGTCGTCACGCACGTCCCCGCCGGCACCGCCTTTCTCAGCGCCGGTGGCAGCGGCGCTCCCGGCGCGGCCGTGATCGAGCTCGCGGCAGCCTGCCCGGCGAGCGGCGACGTCGTGACCTGCTCGGCCGGGACCATCGCCCCCGGCGACACCGTGACGATCCCCGTCGCGCTGCGGGTGGCGCCTGCGACGACCGTCGGCAGCGCGATCCCGCTCGACGCGACCGTCACGTCCGCGACGCTCGACACGGACCCGTCCGACGACACGGCGACCGCCCAGGTCACGGTCACGGCGGCGGCTCCTGCTCCGCAGGGACCGCGTTCCGCGGGCACCGCGCTCGCCAACAGCGGCACCGACCTGTCGACGACCGCGGCGGTGGCGTTCCTGCTCCTGGTCGCCGGGGCGTCCGCCCTCGGCGTCCGCCGTGCCGTGCACCGCTAG
- a CDS encoding alkyl/aryl-sulfatase, with amino-acid sequence MPYSPKDATPATAAVNREARALYALDDVRDFELASRGKIADVPDGKIVLADGRVSYDVGATDFLVDEESPNPDTVNPSLWRQSKVIHKAGLYKVVDHIFQFRNADIANLTIVEGDDGLVIIDCGSSVEFARTGMAVFREHVVDKPVVAVIYTHTHIDHYGGVKGVVDEADVASGKVPILAPGTVASFDKFAIGENVVAGNAMSRRAAYAFGNLLDAGPRQFVSCGIGSGTASGPTISYLSPTDPITETGQSRRIAGLTFEFLYAPDTEAPEEMHIWIPELKALTCAENANHGLHNIQTLRGARTRDARNFARYLDETLERWGDQAEVHYGPHTWPVWGNAEVVAFIESQRDTYKYIHDQALRLANKGYTPLEAAEVVELPEVLRREWFNRGYHGTLHHDVRAVFTKELGMWDGDPVSLHPHTPVDTASRYLAAFGRDAILAEGRRAVEAADYRWAVQILHHLVFADPDDTEARNLQADAYEQMGYQVEGPQWRGIYLTAARELREGVLTARFATASPDTIAGMPIDILFDYAAVHVVGEKAAQVDLRFDLHFTDQDETWTLWVRHGVLNARKGAHPDASLTVSGPKAALAGVLLQPAATARLVDAGTVTLDGEASVLDTYGSVLDTFDPDFAIVTP; translated from the coding sequence GTGCCGTACTCGCCGAAGGACGCAACACCGGCCACCGCCGCCGTGAACCGGGAGGCCAGGGCGCTGTACGCGCTCGACGACGTCCGGGACTTCGAGCTGGCCTCCCGGGGAAAGATCGCGGACGTGCCGGACGGGAAGATCGTGCTGGCCGACGGGCGCGTGAGCTACGACGTCGGCGCGACGGACTTCCTCGTCGACGAGGAGTCGCCGAACCCCGACACGGTCAACCCGAGCCTGTGGCGGCAGTCGAAGGTCATCCACAAGGCCGGCCTGTACAAGGTCGTCGACCACATCTTCCAGTTCCGCAACGCCGACATCGCCAACCTGACGATCGTCGAGGGCGACGACGGCCTGGTGATCATCGACTGCGGGTCGTCGGTCGAGTTCGCACGCACCGGCATGGCGGTCTTCCGCGAGCACGTGGTCGACAAGCCCGTGGTCGCGGTGATCTACACCCACACCCACATCGACCACTACGGCGGGGTCAAGGGGGTCGTCGACGAGGCCGACGTCGCGAGCGGGAAGGTGCCGATCCTCGCGCCCGGCACCGTCGCGAGCTTCGACAAGTTCGCGATCGGGGAGAACGTCGTGGCGGGCAACGCCATGTCCCGACGCGCGGCCTACGCGTTCGGCAACCTGCTCGACGCGGGCCCCCGACAGTTCGTGTCCTGCGGCATCGGATCGGGCACGGCGAGCGGCCCCACCATCTCCTACCTCTCCCCGACGGACCCGATCACCGAGACGGGCCAGTCCCGCAGGATCGCGGGCCTGACGTTCGAGTTCCTCTACGCACCCGACACCGAGGCGCCAGAGGAGATGCACATCTGGATCCCCGAGCTCAAGGCCCTCACGTGCGCGGAGAACGCCAACCACGGCCTCCACAACATCCAGACGCTACGAGGCGCCCGCACCCGTGACGCCCGGAACTTCGCCCGATACCTCGACGAGACCCTCGAACGCTGGGGCGACCAGGCCGAGGTGCACTACGGCCCGCACACCTGGCCCGTGTGGGGCAACGCCGAGGTCGTCGCGTTCATCGAGTCCCAGCGCGACACGTACAAGTACATCCACGACCAGGCGCTGCGCCTGGCCAACAAGGGGTACACCCCGCTCGAGGCCGCCGAGGTCGTCGAGCTGCCCGAGGTGCTGCGCCGCGAGTGGTTCAACCGTGGGTACCACGGCACGCTGCACCACGACGTGCGCGCGGTCTTCACCAAGGAGCTCGGCATGTGGGACGGGGACCCCGTCTCGCTGCACCCCCATACCCCGGTCGACACCGCGTCGCGGTACCTCGCCGCGTTCGGCCGCGACGCGATCCTCGCGGAGGGTCGGCGTGCCGTCGAGGCCGCCGACTACCGGTGGGCCGTGCAGATCCTGCACCACCTCGTCTTCGCCGACCCCGACGACACCGAGGCGCGCAACCTCCAGGCCGACGCCTACGAGCAGATGGGCTACCAGGTCGAAGGGCCCCAGTGGCGCGGGATCTACCTCACCGCGGCCCGTGAGCTGCGCGAAGGCGTCCTGACCGCGCGGTTCGCGACCGCCAGCCCCGACACGATCGCCGGCATGCCGATCGACATCCTGTTCGACTACGCGGCCGTCCACGTCGTCGGCGAGAAGGCGGCCCAGGTCGACCTCCGGTTCGACCTGCACTTCACCGACCAGGACGAGACCTGGACCCTGTGGGTCCGGCACGGCGTCCTCAACGCACGCAAGGGCGCCCACCCCGACGCGTCGCTCACCGTGAGCGGGCCCAAGGCGGCGCTCGCGGGCGTCCTGCTGCAGCCTGCGGCCACGGCCCGGCTCGTCGACGCGGGAACGGTCACGCTCGACGGCGAGGCCTCGGTCCTGGACACCTACGGGTCGGTGCTCGACACGTTCGACCCCGACTTCGCGATCGTGACGCCCTGA
- a CDS encoding alpha/beta hydrolase, translating to MTTEGTARTPEGTTPTPVVFVHGLWLHADSWGPWVERYAAAGYDAHAPGWPGDGATVEETRANPDAVGGYGIDEVVAHYVEVLDALPAQAVVVGHSFGGLIVQRLLTAGHARAGIAIDPAPMRGNILLPPSSLKVAAVALKNPAHYKGSVSLTPEEFRYGFANELSDEEADELYERWTIPSPGRPLFEDAAANLFPHSAAKVDSKNADRGPLLFVAGGMDHTAPASLTKTSAKIYRRHSDAVTDLHEFPDRGHSLTIDHGWAEVAEATLTWLKEQEI from the coding sequence ATGACCACTGAAGGAACCGCACGGACCCCCGAAGGAACCACCCCCACCCCCGTGGTGTTCGTCCACGGGCTGTGGCTGCACGCCGACTCCTGGGGACCCTGGGTCGAGCGATACGCCGCCGCCGGGTACGACGCCCACGCGCCCGGCTGGCCCGGCGACGGCGCGACCGTCGAGGAGACCCGGGCGAACCCCGACGCCGTCGGCGGGTACGGGATCGACGAGGTCGTCGCGCACTACGTCGAGGTCCTCGACGCGCTGCCGGCCCAGGCCGTCGTCGTCGGGCACTCGTTCGGCGGGCTGATCGTCCAGCGCCTGCTCACCGCGGGGCACGCGCGCGCGGGGATCGCGATCGACCCCGCGCCCATGCGCGGCAACATCCTGCTGCCACCCAGCTCGCTCAAGGTCGCGGCCGTCGCGCTCAAGAACCCCGCCCACTACAAGGGCTCGGTCTCGCTGACACCCGAGGAGTTCCGCTACGGGTTCGCCAACGAGCTGTCCGACGAGGAGGCCGACGAGCTCTACGAGCGGTGGACCATCCCCTCGCCCGGGCGCCCCCTCTTCGAGGACGCCGCGGCGAACCTGTTCCCGCACTCGGCCGCCAAGGTCGACTCGAAGAACGCCGACCGCGGGCCGCTGCTGTTCGTCGCGGGCGGCATGGACCACACCGCGCCCGCCTCGCTCACCAAGACCTCGGCCAAGATCTACCGGCGCCATTCCGACGCCGTGACCGACCTCCACGAGTTCCCCGACCGGGGGCACTCGCTCACGATCGACCACGGCTGGGCCGAGGTCGCCGAGGCGACCCTCACGTGGCTCAAGGAACAGGAGATCTGA
- a CDS encoding alpha/beta fold hydrolase: protein MPFVTTADETRIFYKDWGSGQPVVFSHGWPLNADAWDGQLNLVASHGFRGIAHDRRGHGRSTQTWDGNDMDTYADDLAALIEALDLTDVVLVGHSTGGGEVTRYLGRHGTGRVAKAVLLGAVPPLMLRTPDNPDGAPIEALDQIRAALLADRSQFYQDLAVPFYGGNRDGSTLTQGVRDQFWRLAMQVGLKAAYDCVEQFSETDFTADLRSIDVPVLVVHGDDDQMVPIGPSALRAVELLQDATLVVHEGRPHGLFGDYEAEFDEDLLAFLRS, encoded by the coding sequence GTGCCCTTCGTCACGACCGCGGACGAGACCCGGATCTTCTACAAGGACTGGGGGAGCGGGCAGCCCGTCGTGTTCAGCCACGGCTGGCCCCTGAACGCCGACGCCTGGGACGGGCAGCTCAACCTGGTCGCCTCGCACGGCTTCCGGGGGATCGCGCACGACCGGCGCGGGCACGGCCGCTCGACCCAGACGTGGGACGGCAACGACATGGACACCTACGCGGACGACCTCGCCGCGCTTATCGAGGCCCTCGACCTGACCGACGTCGTCCTCGTCGGCCACTCCACGGGCGGGGGAGAGGTGACGCGCTACCTGGGCCGGCACGGCACGGGCCGCGTCGCGAAGGCCGTGCTGCTCGGGGCCGTGCCGCCGCTCATGCTCCGCACCCCGGACAACCCCGACGGCGCCCCGATCGAGGCGTTGGACCAGATCCGCGCCGCGCTCCTCGCCGACCGCTCGCAGTTCTACCAGGACCTGGCGGTCCCGTTCTACGGCGGGAACCGGGACGGCTCGACGCTGACCCAGGGCGTGCGCGACCAGTTCTGGCGCCTGGCGATGCAGGTGGGCCTCAAGGCCGCCTACGACTGCGTCGAGCAGTTCTCGGAGACCGACTTCACCGCGGACCTGCGCTCGATCGACGTCCCCGTGCTCGTGGTGCACGGCGACGACGACCAGATGGTGCCCATCGGGCCGTCCGCGCTCAGGGCGGTCGAGCTGCTCCAGGACGCGACGCTCGTCGTGCACGAGGGGCGCCCGCACGGGCTCTTCGGCGACTACGAGGCCGAGTTCGACGAGGACCTGCTCGCGTTCCTGCGGTCCTGA
- the dapA gene encoding 4-hydroxy-tetrahydrodipicolinate synthase, which produces MPPRHNPFGQLLVALVTPFTPDGEVAWEDLARHLDAVVTGGADGVVVAGTTGESSTLTDHEKVRVVAVARETVAGRATVVVGGGAGDTAHAITHFRACEAAGADGIMVSAPAYVRPSQLGVLAHVRAVADATDLPVMLYDVPARTGVGLDLSTLLLASAHPAVCALKDADGDLARAAHLIEASDLLYFAGSDAATLPTLAIDGAGVVSVAANVAPSTYRQLLDAVAAGDLRTATSAHRRLEPLARALTTYAPPAVATKLVLHALGRIGSPRVRLPLVGPDQLAVDALRRELDRVRSLPDARTTGIHLDLEAATGGALAARHIDA; this is translated from the coding sequence ATGCCTCCTCGACACAACCCGTTCGGTCAGCTGCTCGTCGCTCTCGTGACCCCGTTCACGCCCGACGGCGAGGTGGCCTGGGAGGATCTTGCCCGGCACCTGGACGCCGTGGTGACGGGAGGCGCGGACGGCGTCGTCGTCGCGGGCACGACCGGCGAGTCCAGCACGCTGACCGACCACGAGAAGGTGCGGGTCGTCGCGGTCGCCCGGGAGACGGTCGCGGGCCGCGCGACGGTCGTGGTCGGCGGCGGGGCCGGCGACACCGCCCACGCGATCACGCACTTCCGGGCGTGCGAGGCCGCGGGGGCCGACGGGATCATGGTCTCCGCGCCCGCGTACGTCCGGCCCAGCCAGCTGGGCGTCCTCGCGCACGTGCGGGCCGTGGCCGACGCGACCGACCTGCCGGTCATGCTCTACGACGTCCCGGCGCGCACAGGCGTGGGGCTCGACCTCTCCACGCTCCTGCTGGCGTCGGCGCACCCGGCCGTCTGCGCGCTCAAGGACGCGGACGGGGACCTCGCCCGGGCGGCGCACCTGATCGAGGCGAGCGACCTGCTCTACTTCGCCGGCTCCGACGCGGCGACCCTCCCCACGCTCGCGATCGACGGCGCGGGGGTCGTGAGCGTCGCGGCCAACGTGGCTCCCAGCACCTACCGGCAGCTGCTCGATGCCGTCGCCGCGGGCGACCTCCGCACCGCCACCTCGGCCCACCGGCGCCTCGAACCTCTCGCTCGCGCGCTCACCACGTACGCCCCGCCGGCTGTCGCCACCAAGCTCGTCCTGCACGCGCTGGGCCGCATCGGCAGCCCGCGCGTGCGCCTGCCCCTCGTGGGCCCCGACCAGCTCGCGGTCGACGCGTTGCGTCGCGAGCTGGACCGGGTGCGCTCGCTCCCCGACGCCCGCACGACCGGGATCCATCTCGACCTCGAGGCCGCGACGGGCGGTGCGCTCGCCGCCCGGCACATCGACGCCTGA
- a CDS encoding ribbon-helix-helix protein, CopG family, whose product MELTRYVDELQHQLATAAAAGGDEARELAGRLSAPLDAAVRLVLLEALSTAATEITAELAPGAVDVRLRGRDPEFIVTPAPASAFEDDATPVAEPARPAVLDPDDVSTSRTTLRLPDQLKAQVEEAAAREGMSVNTWLVRAVAAALAPTAPSRPAPRATSTSGRVTGWVR is encoded by the coding sequence ATGGAACTTACGAGATACGTCGACGAGCTGCAGCACCAGCTCGCCACCGCAGCCGCCGCAGGCGGGGACGAGGCGCGTGAGCTGGCCGGGCGCCTCTCGGCCCCGCTCGACGCCGCCGTCCGGCTCGTCCTGCTCGAAGCCCTCTCGACCGCGGCCACCGAGATCACGGCCGAGCTCGCGCCCGGCGCGGTCGACGTCCGGCTCCGGGGGCGCGACCCCGAGTTCATCGTGACCCCTGCGCCCGCCTCGGCGTTCGAGGACGACGCCACCCCCGTGGCCGAGCCCGCCCGACCGGCGGTCCTCGACCCCGACGACGTCAGCACGTCCCGCACGACGCTCCGCCTGCCCGACCAGCTCAAGGCCCAGGTCGAGGAAGCGGCCGCCCGCGAGGGCATGTCCGTCAACACGTGGCTCGTGCGCGCGGTCGCCGCCGCGCTCGCGCCCACCGCCCCGTCCCGCCCCGCTCCCCGGGCCACGAGCACCTCCGGTCGCGTGACCGGCTGGGTGCGCTGA
- a CDS encoding DUF4097 family beta strand repeat-containing protein yields MPTFAAPTPVPVVIDVPFGNLYVVAGERDDVVVTVLPADPSKSGSVRAAEETRVERDGDAISIVYPNAWKQYVLPFASGGAKVTIELPAGSDLRGKAGSLYAEGRLGAVDLNLNGGNARLDDVDRLDIKVSAGSLSVGRVSGTVEATVSAGGLRVRELDGDATVKVPNGTTEIGRTTGSLRVNGAHGDISIDRSHGDTVVRCAHGGVRVEQAVNGRVQLESSYGSIEVGVPEGTAAWLDATSQHGQVRNLLQDAAGPGESDLTVEVRAGTSYGDVIVRRPHP; encoded by the coding sequence ATGCCCACTTTCGCCGCCCCCACCCCCGTCCCGGTCGTCATCGACGTCCCCTTCGGCAACCTGTACGTCGTCGCCGGCGAGCGGGACGACGTCGTCGTGACCGTCCTGCCCGCCGACCCGAGCAAGTCCGGCTCGGTGCGCGCCGCCGAGGAGACGCGCGTCGAGCGCGACGGCGACGCGATCTCGATCGTCTACCCCAACGCCTGGAAGCAGTACGTCCTGCCGTTCGCCTCGGGTGGCGCGAAGGTCACCATCGAGCTGCCCGCCGGCTCGGACCTCCGGGGCAAGGCAGGGTCCCTGTACGCGGAGGGCAGGCTCGGCGCGGTCGACCTCAACCTCAACGGCGGCAACGCCCGCCTCGACGACGTCGACCGCCTCGACATCAAGGTCTCGGCCGGGTCGCTCAGCGTCGGCCGGGTCTCCGGCACCGTCGAGGCCACGGTCTCGGCGGGCGGCCTGCGCGTCCGCGAGCTCGACGGTGACGCGACCGTCAAGGTGCCCAACGGCACCACCGAGATCGGCAGGACGACCGGGAGCCTGCGCGTCAACGGCGCGCACGGGGACATCTCGATCGACCGGTCGCACGGCGACACCGTCGTCAGGTGCGCGCACGGCGGGGTCCGCGTCGAGCAGGCCGTCAACGGGCGCGTCCAGCTCGAGAGCTCGTACGGCTCGATCGAGGTCGGCGTGCCCGAGGGCACGGCCGCCTGGCTCGACGCGACCTCCCAGCACGGCCAGGTCCGCAACCTCCTGCAGGACGCCGCCGGTCCCGGCGAGTCCGACCTCACGGTCGAGGTCCGCGCAGGCACCAGCTACGGCGACGTGATCGTGCGCCGTCCGCACCCCTGA
- a CDS encoding ABC transporter ATP-binding protein, translated as MTTTVRGPAIEVAGLRKSYRSKSGTQLVLDGVDLVVPAGTITALLGPNGSGKTTTVGVLSTLLTADAGTVRVAGHDIAREPDAVRASIGVTGQITAVDELLTGTENLRLMADLNHLGKSAGRRRSTELLEQFGLAEAAGKPVATYSGGMKRKLDLAMTLVGTPSVVFLDEPTTGLDPRSRRTLWDEVRALVEGGTTILLTTQYLEEADRLADSVAVLHGGRIVAQGTPAELKSVHDAGSLDEVFLALTEPPTEEEAGTDAAAPAGPTQDKENVR; from the coding sequence ATGACCACCACAGTCCGCGGACCCGCGATCGAGGTCGCCGGCCTGCGCAAGTCCTATCGCTCCAAGTCCGGCACCCAGCTCGTGCTCGACGGGGTCGACCTCGTCGTCCCGGCCGGGACGATCACCGCGCTGCTCGGCCCCAACGGCTCGGGCAAGACGACGACCGTCGGCGTCCTGTCGACCCTGCTCACCGCCGATGCCGGCACGGTCCGCGTCGCGGGCCACGACATCGCCCGTGAACCCGACGCGGTCCGCGCCTCGATCGGCGTGACCGGGCAGATCACCGCGGTCGACGAGCTGCTCACCGGCACCGAGAACCTGCGGCTCATGGCCGATCTCAACCACCTCGGGAAGTCCGCCGGACGCCGTCGGTCGACCGAGCTGCTCGAGCAGTTCGGTCTCGCCGAGGCCGCGGGCAAGCCCGTCGCCACCTACTCGGGCGGCATGAAGCGCAAGCTCGACCTCGCGATGACGCTGGTCGGCACGCCGTCGGTCGTCTTCCTCGACGAGCCGACCACGGGCCTGGACCCCCGCAGCCGTCGCACCCTGTGGGACGAGGTGCGTGCGCTCGTCGAGGGGGGCACCACGATCCTGCTCACCACGCAGTACCTCGAGGAGGCGGACCGGCTCGCCGACTCCGTCGCGGTCCTCCACGGCGGCCGCATCGTCGCCCAGGGCACGCCCGCCGAGCTCAAGTCGGTGCACGACGCGGGCTCGCTCGACGAGGTCTTCCTCGCACTGACCGAACCGCCCACCGAGGAGGAGGCCGGCACCGACGCCGCGGCCCCCGCCGGTCCGACACAGGACAAGGAGAACGTCCGATGA
- a CDS encoding ABC transporter permease, with protein sequence MTAIATTAPTTTARPRPVADVGTMLRRSLLRAVRYPGLTVFIVGGPMVMLLLFVYVFGGAFGAGVAPGITPGADGRAAYLDYITPTLLVITVVGGATSVAVSAAMDAASGIMARFKTMAISPGSILSGHVLGFAVQAMIAVVLVLGAAIAMGYRPQADALDWLALAGLFVLLGICLNWLCVAMGLNARSVETASNTPMLLLLLPFLGSGFVPVETMPTAVRWFAEHQPFTPIIDTVRGLLAGGAGLEGSTVVQAVAWSVVIGVAGYVWARALFRRERRL encoded by the coding sequence ATGACTGCCATCGCCACCACCGCCCCCACCACCACGGCCCGGCCCCGTCCGGTCGCCGACGTCGGGACCATGCTGCGCCGCAGCCTGCTGCGTGCCGTGCGCTACCCGGGCCTGACGGTCTTCATCGTCGGCGGCCCGATGGTCATGCTGCTGCTGTTCGTCTACGTCTTCGGCGGGGCTTTCGGTGCCGGCGTGGCTCCCGGGATCACGCCGGGCGCCGACGGCCGGGCCGCCTACCTGGACTACATCACGCCGACGCTCCTGGTCATCACCGTCGTCGGGGGAGCGACGTCGGTCGCGGTCAGCGCCGCGATGGACGCCGCGAGCGGCATCATGGCCAGGTTCAAGACCATGGCGATCTCGCCGGGGTCCATCCTCTCGGGGCACGTGCTCGGGTTCGCCGTCCAGGCCATGATCGCCGTGGTCCTCGTGCTGGGCGCCGCGATCGCCATGGGCTACCGCCCCCAGGCCGACGCGCTCGACTGGCTGGCGCTCGCGGGTCTGTTCGTCCTGCTCGGGATCTGCCTCAACTGGTTGTGCGTCGCCATGGGGCTCAACGCCCGCAGCGTCGAGACCGCGAGCAACACGCCCATGCTCCTGCTGCTCCTGCCGTTCCTCGGCAGCGGGTTCGTGCCCGTCGAGACCATGCCGACGGCCGTGCGCTGGTTCGCCGAGCACCAGCCGTTCACGCCCATCATCGACACGGTGCGCGGGCTGCTCGCCGGGGGAGCGGGGCTCGAGGGGTCGACCGTCGTCCAGGCAGTGGCCTGGTCCGTCGTGATCGGCGTCGCGGGCTACGTGTGGGCGCGTGCGCTGTTCCGCCGCGAGCGTCGCCTCTGA
- a CDS encoding GNAT family N-acetyltransferase, translating to MSAQIEVRPATSDDWSGIWRVLEPAFRAGETYTYPRDIDEAQARAAWTDAPGARVLVAVDTDGVVVGTAKYLPNLPGAGAHVANASFVVGPGEGGRGVGRALANAVLDGARADGYLAMQFNAVVETNERAVRLWESFGFEVLTTVPEAFAHPTAGLVGLHIMYRDL from the coding sequence GTGAGCGCACAGATCGAGGTCCGCCCCGCGACGTCCGACGACTGGTCCGGGATCTGGCGCGTGCTCGAGCCCGCCTTCCGCGCGGGCGAGACCTACACCTACCCCCGCGACATCGACGAGGCGCAGGCCCGCGCGGCGTGGACGGACGCTCCGGGAGCCCGCGTGCTCGTCGCGGTGGACACGGACGGCGTGGTGGTCGGCACGGCGAAGTACCTGCCCAACCTTCCCGGTGCGGGCGCCCACGTCGCGAACGCGAGCTTCGTCGTCGGGCCGGGCGAGGGTGGACGCGGCGTCGGGCGCGCCCTCGCGAACGCGGTGCTCGACGGCGCGCGCGCCGACGGCTACCTCGCGATGCAGTTCAACGCCGTCGTCGAGACCAACGAACGCGCCGTGCGGCTCTGGGAGTCCTTCGGGTTCGAGGTCCTGACGACCGTGCCCGAGGCGTTCGCGCACCCCACGGCCGGTCTCGTCGGGCTCCACATCATGTACCGCGACCTGTAG